gccggttgtgatacagcctggaatcgaaccagggtctgtcgtgatgcctctagcactgagatgcagtgacttagactgctgtgccactcgggagcaacATTTGTAAACAGAGCAATAAAGGAACTTCTAGTATTGGTGTGTGCCCAGTCCCTCATTACTCAACACAGTAATGGCTACACATTCATCGTGTAGTACATTTGATTTCCCccccttcctcttcctacagGTCTGGACAAGATGATGGTTGACCGGGATGGAGAGGTGACCGTCACCAATGACGGAGCTACCATCCTCAGCATGATGGATGTGGACCACCAGATCGCCAAGCTCATGGTGGAGCTCTCCAAGTCTCAGGACGATGAGATCGGAGACGGGACCACCGGAGTCGTTGGTACGGGACCCTACAGATTTGAGTCTGTGATTGGTCTGACTCATTAGCTTACTAAATAAAAATGTCATTTCTTGCATCGCTATCCTATTATGAAAATTGGATTGTACTCTTCTCCTGGTTCCTTTTTTTGGCACTAATCTGGACATTGGATTAATGTTGCATTGACAGGGGATACCGCAGCATGGCTTTCTCACTTCTCCCAACTAGGAACTTAATcttacatggggcttgtgagaCAGCTGATCATTTCTAAAAGCCATGCTCAATTCTTTCTATGATAAGATTGTGTTCATCAATGCAGAATCATATTGGTACACTCATCCTAACTAATCTCCCCTCCAGTGCTGGCTGGTGCTCTCCTGGAGGAGGCAGAACAGCTGCTGGACAGGGGCATCCACCCCATCCGTATCTCTGACGGTTATGACCAGGCCGCCAAGATCGCCATCGCGCAGTTGGACAAGATCAGCGAGACCTACCCATACGACCCCAGCAACACGGAGCCACTCATTCAGACCGCCATGACCACACTGGGATCCAAAGTGTGAGTCTCACTGGCAGTTAGTGTTTTTTGTGGTCGTCATGGCAACTTTCAAGAATTTCATTAATGGTCCAGCTAGCAGTTGCCTTTTTATTGTTTGCACGTctacttgtattttttattttaatggaACCATGCAGTCTTTGCACAAAGATGAATGATACACAAATTGATTTGGCCCGTATGGAAAGTAGGATTAAGTTATTATTTGTGAACCTGGTCATTGGTTTCATAAGGTCTCATACAGATTTCTCTCCCGCATCTTCCCTTTCTCAGGATCAACCGCTGCCACAGACAGATGGCGGAGATTGCAGTGAACGCCGTCCTGACTGTGGCGGACATGAACCGTAAGGACGTGGACTTTGAGCTGATCAAGATGGAGGGCAAGGTGGGGGGCAAGCTGGAGGATACCCAGCTCATCAAGGGAGTCATCATAGACAAGGAGTTCAGCCACCCTCAGATGCCcaaggtacacaccacacacagctcaGGATAGTTTAATGTAATAGCGTTGACGTTTAGGCTAGCATGACCTTCATCAGAAGGTAGTGGTACCTTATCCAAGTTCCAAACCCAGTCATACAGTTGATACAAACAAGGGTCATGTTAGCACACCTCAGATCCAACCCAGTGTAAACTAGGACTGACTGGATCAGTAACTCTTCCCCTCCCTTACTCCAGTCACTCTGTCCCCAGTGGAGTGGTCTGACATTGACTGGATACAGCACCACAGCTGTCTCGCCTCTCATTTAAGACATTCACCTTAAATTAGGCTTGTGAGAGAGCTGACGATTTCTGTAGATTTAAGGGGTATTATTTTTTTGTCCATCTAAGTCTGAAGCACTTTTTAAAAATTGTTTTTATTGTATTTAGCCAGATACATTATCTTGTACAGTAATTACCTGTACTCTTTTCCCCTCAGCTCCTGAAAGACACAAAGATGGCCATCCTGACCTGCCCGTTTGAGCCCCCTAAGCCCAAGACCAAGCACAAGCTGGACGTGACCTGTGTGGAGGAATACAAGGCCCTGCAGAAGTATGAGAAGGACAAGTTCCTGGAGATGATCAAACAGGTCAGTCACAGAAACTTTAGGACTTCATATCTCTATAGCACAGCTGCATACGGTTAATTCCAGCCATTCAGTCTGGACAACTTAAATATGTGTATATgaagttcccctcatctccttgAACCTAATTGAATATGATCTAAACTAAaagacaattttttttatttatttaaaccaGATAGTAGAGTTTGGTGAAATAACATGAATGGGTCAAATGTAATATTTTAACtatttacttttttttaaacagatcAAGGATACCGGTGCTAACCTGGCCATCTGCCAGTGGGGCTTTGATGACGAGGCCAACCACCTGCTGCTGCAGAATGAACTGCCTGCCATCCGCTGGGTCGGAGGGCCTGAGATCGAGGTGATACGCGCACCGTCACACACAAACTACATACATCTTGCCATCTACCTACAAAAAGTTATCGGGGGGGGTTCGCTAAAGTATTTCTGCATCGCTAACCTCCCTGTTTTCTCCTCCCTCAGCTGATTGCCATAGCGACAGGGGGCCGCATCGTGCCTCGGTTCTCTGAGCTGACCGCTGAGAAGCTGGGCTCAGCTGGCGTCGTTAAGGAGATATGCTTTGGCACAACCAAGGACCGCATGCTGGTCATCGAGGAGTGCAAGAACTCCAGGGCAGTCACCATCTTCATCCGTGGAGGAAACAAGATGGTGGGTGTACTGGTAGTCTGCTAATGTTGACTGTTAAGAGATTATGCTGAGGCAACTGATAATCAGTTAATGTAGACAGCTGTGATTTCTCATCAGCTGTATCTTTAGGTCACGGATGGACACTTCCTGTACCTAAGTGTACAGGCTTTCATTGCAGCCCAGAACTAACTGTTTAATTTCCGTGTCAGATCATCGAGGAGGCTAAGCGTGCCCTGCATGATGCACTGTGTGTCATCCGTAACCTGGTCAGAGACAACCGTGTTGTGTACGGGGGCGGAGCCTCTGAGATTTCCTGTGCCCTCGCTGTCAACCAGGCTGCTGACAAGgtagtgtgtacacacacacacacagtctcaggtGAAAGATTTTGTATTTGACTTGCTTCAAGAGTGTGCCCCGGAGTAACAGTAATAGCCTGATGATGATTCTGAAACAAAGCAATGTGCTCATACCGCCATCTCTCTCTGCAGTGCCCGTCCCTGGAGCAGTATGCCATGCGTGCATTTGCTGATGCCCTGGAGGTGATCCCTATGGCCCTGGCAGAGAACAGCGGGCTTAACTCCATCCAGACCATGACAGAGGTCCGCGCCAGGCAGGTCACCGAGAACAACCCCGCCCTGGGCATCGACTGTCTGCACCTCAACACCAATGGTAAGGACAGACTCACAACTTGTCAACTGTACATTTGTGTTTATACCCAACATTCACAATGTTAAATGTTTTCATTCACCTGTCTAGGGGCTACATGTAAACACTTAATATGAAGCGTTATATCTTTAATATAGCTGTAATTGTTATTGATGTGGATTATTTTTCTCTGTCCTAGACATGAAGCAGCAACATgtaattgagactctgcatgggAAAAAGCAGCAGATCTCTCTGGCCACCCAGGTGGTTAAGATGATCTTGAAGATCGATGACATCAGAAGCCCGGGAGAGTCTGAAGATTAAGGACCCCCACCTAGCCACCTACCCCCACTGAGCGCGTGCCAGTCTCAGCCCAGTTTTCTAGGACTCAGCAGACTTCTAATCTAGAATATTCTAGAATGAGGTGTTCTAGAATTACTGCTTTAGAATGTTCTAGAACTCTACTCTGCAAAGTTCTAGAAGTtgtctgtgttctagaatgttaaGTGTCCTAGGCCTTTAGGCACTTGTCCAGCACAGTGTCCAACCCTGCGTACTGTTATTTATCATTTGATCCTGAAAccgccccccctccccccttcaaGCTGAAGTCATCAATAAAATGTTGGTCTGTGAAATGTTTCTTCTCTGTGGGTTTTCACCCAATATGGTACAAATATGCTTGTGCAATACTGTTCATTGATTCATTTGAGTACACTTGTCACTATTGCTTTGTAGGTAATACTTATCTGCACTGTCAAACATTTAATTCATATGAGATGGTAGGCACATTGAAGCTTTGCtcttaaagacatgctctgtacattttttacacatttttggCTGTGTCAGTGTAATTCATACATGCATAATAAGTCATTACTGTCTTACTTCAATTAGCTGTAATCCCTAGTTTAAAAGCAATTTTCCTTAAAGCTGTGTCATGTTCCCTACAATTTCACCACAGGTGGACCAGCCCACTAGCAAATTAAGTTGAGACAATGATCTTCAGCCCCTCCCATTTAAGTGACATCTAGCAAGAGGCCTGCCCAGCATTATCCAATGAGGTTGCAGGGCCGGCCCAACAGCTCAGTGGGCACAGCAGTGATTGAGTGATTTTTGGGACCATAGTTGGCTCGCCAGAACTACTGGCAAAAAAAATTTACAATTACCAGAGAATCTAACTACAATTTTTGACAGGCACAATTCACCTATTTACTGCAAAGCCAGTGCTttgtttcacagtaaacaaattaagAAAAAACCATCGATGCCATAATGGGTATTCAGTTACTTGGTCTAGTTTTGAAATGTTTGATGGCATCAGGATACAGTACTATCAACAGTAAAAGTCAATGGTGAGAGGGAAAATACTTAAATGCTTTTATTCATGGTTATGAGAACAATTGATCTTGGATGGGTTGGAGGCCACAAACATTCTGAACTCACCATGAGGGTTACCTTGGGTGCTtgacacatgcagtcagagcccCTAATCTTTTGGGGGTCCTAAGCAACATTCTGATGGGGGATCCCCCCCACCTTACGACCTAAACATTTTGTCAGCCCCCTCTTGACAGTGGAGAGAAGTTTTAGagtaaatttcctgcaattctaaacattttgccattaggcatagagaaaatgttgcagttttaaagctaatctcTCCTAAACACAAAAGGGGAGCAGCCAGTTGCCCCACCCCTGGTCTAGGAAGCTCTAACCTCCTGACTCTTAAGTTGAGCTCAATATaacatctctctcacacagggaagAGCAGGAAGCCACTGAAGGTGTTGCGCAA
The window above is part of the Oncorhynchus masou masou isolate Uvic2021 chromosome 30, UVic_Omas_1.1, whole genome shotgun sequence genome. Proteins encoded here:
- the LOC135522723 gene encoding T-complex protein 1 subunit epsilon produces the protein MSAMGQLAFDEYGRPFIIIKDQDKKTRLSGLDALKSHIMAAKAVASTLRTSLGPNGLDKMMVDRDGEVTVTNDGATILSMMDVDHQIAKLMVELSKSQDDEIGDGTTGVVVLAGALLEEAEQLLDRGIHPIRISDGYDQAAKIAIAQLDKISETYPYDPSNTEPLIQTAMTTLGSKVINRCHRQMAEIAVNAVLTVADMNRKDVDFELIKMEGKVGGKLEDTQLIKGVIIDKEFSHPQMPKLLKDTKMAILTCPFEPPKPKTKHKLDVTCVEEYKALQKYEKDKFLEMIKQIKDTGANLAICQWGFDDEANHLLLQNELPAIRWVGGPEIELIAIATGGRIVPRFSELTAEKLGSAGVVKEICFGTTKDRMLVIEECKNSRAVTIFIRGGNKMIIEEAKRALHDALCVIRNLVRDNRVVYGGGASEISCALAVNQAADKCPSLEQYAMRAFADALEVIPMALAENSGLNSIQTMTEVRARQVTENNPALGIDCLHLNTNDMKQQHVIETLHGKKQQISLATQVVKMILKIDDIRSPGESED